Proteins co-encoded in one Oncorhynchus kisutch isolate 150728-3 linkage group LG1, Okis_V2, whole genome shotgun sequence genomic window:
- the LOC109910047 gene encoding alpha-1,3-galactosyltransferase 2 isoform X2, giving the protein MNRCHLAPGEKLKLGNSIDTSLDLWSRGDVQTCTDWGAPVIWDGMFDPDHYDQEHRRNHSSVSLTVFAVGRYLDAYLEAFLLSAERHFMVALPVTYYVFTDVPERVPNIQLGPGRSLKVVKVQRHSRWQDISMMRMRAIADAIESQIRRYSRYIFCFDVDQVFVGRFGSEALGDSVALLHAYYYHRPQSLYTYDRNPRSRAYMETGDFYYHAAVFGGSWQNVKNMTETCYQTIMEDKENQVEALWHDESHLNKYLWLHKPSRVLSPEYCWSSDIGYRGDMHVTRLLWAKKKYDTLRITE; this is encoded by the exons ATGAACCGATGTCATCTAGCCCCTGGAGAGAAGCTGAAGCTGGGGAATAGTATAGATACTTCCCTGGACCTGTG GTCCAGAGGGGATGTTCAGACCTGCACTGACTGGGGAGCCCCTGTGATCTGGGATGGAATGTTTGACCCAGATCATTACGACCAGGAGCACAGGAGGAaccactcctctgtctctctcactgtattcGCTGTGGGCAG GTATCTAGATGCCTACCTGGAGGCATTCCTTTTGTCTGCTGAGCGTCACTTTATGGTGGCTTTACCTGTGACATACTATGTGTTCACGGATGTTCCCGAGAGGGTACCAAACATCCAGCTTGGTCCTGGGCGGAGCCTGAAAGTTGTGAAGGTGCAGAGACACTCTCGCTGGCAGGACATCTCCATGATGCGTATGAGGGCCATTGCAGACGCCATTGAGTCACAGATTCGTCGATACAGCCGCTACATCTTCTGCTTTGACGTGGACCAGGTGTTTGTGGGTCGGTTCGGCTCAGAGGCTCTGGGAGACTCTGTTGCTCTGCTCCACGCCTACTACTACCACCGACCACAGAGCCTGTACACCTACGACCGCAACCCCAGGTCCAGGGCCTACATGGAGACTGGGGACTTCTACTATCATGCTGCCGTGTTTGGAGGCTCGTGGCAGAATGTGAAAAATATGACAGAGACCTGTTACCAGACCATCATGGAGGACAAGGAGAATCAGGTGGAGGCTCTGTGGCATGATGAGAGTCACCTCAACAAGTACCTGTGGCTCCATAAGCCCAGTAGAGTGCTGTCTCCTGAGTACTGCTGGAGCAGTGACATTGGTTACCGTGGTGACATGCATGTGACCCGCCTGCTTTGGGCAAAGAAAAAATATGACACACTCCGGATTACAGAGTGA
- the LOC109898353 gene encoding zinc finger protein 362 isoform X1, with protein sequence MAEPRFNNPYFWPPPPTMPGQMDNIVLINKIKEQLMAEKIRPPHLPPSTVPSPQQRLGNPTQTGGGQQVQMSVQKLQQMQQGLHVHSSSQPDIALHTRTASSSVAGRILGDVNLNLDDKTAIKARGLWEDWHLRQIIDQPPRTNHLSGLALSSRTGNHNTSITLTTPTSNSQSRLGGALSPHHVLSSLASGPGMEQIKSNGGLAGLLGRGRKKIKAENSGGPLLVVPYPILASGNDQSCHTIIPKEGKCYRCKLCPLTFFSKSDMQMHSKSHTEVKPHKCPYCSKSFTNASYLAQHLRIHLGVKPYHCSYCEKCFRQLSHLQQHTRIHTGDRPYKCAHPGCEKAFTQLSNLQSHQRQHNKDKPYKCPNCYRAYSDSASLQIHLSVHAIKNAKAYCCSMCGRAYTSETYLMKHMSKHTVVEHLVSHHSPQRTGSPNIPIRISLI encoded by the exons ATGGCTGAACCTCGTTTTAATAATCCCTACTTCTGGCCTCCACCCCCCACCATGCCTGGGCAG ATGGATAATATTGTGTTGATCAACAAGATCAAGGAACAGCTGATGGCTGAGAAGATCAGACCACCCCACCTGCCGCCTTCCACAGTTCCCTCCCCTCAGCAACGACTGGGGAATCCTACACAGACAGGAGGTGGGCAGCAAGTCCAGATGTCAGTTCAGAAACTGCAGCAGATGCAACAAGGTCTCCATGTCCACAGCTCGTCCCAGCCAGACATTGCCCTGCACACCCGGACGGCCTCCAGCTCAGTCGCAG GACGTATTCTTGGTGATGTAAATTTGAATCTGGACGATAAGACGGCTATAAAAGCAAGAGGATTGTGGGAAGACTGGCATTTGCGTCAAATCATTGACCAACCCCCTAGAACGAATCACCTATCAG GTCTGGCACTTTCCTCTCGAACTGGCAACCATAACACCTCCATCACTCTGACCACACCCACCTCCAACAGCCAGAGCCGGCTAGGCGGTGCCCTCTCGCCTCATCATGTCCTCTCCAGCTTGGCCAGTGGCCCTGGGATGGAGCAAATCAAAAGTAACGGGGGCCTTGCTGGACTGCTGGGGCGAGGGCGTAAGAAGATAAAAGCCGAGAACAGTGGTGGCCCTCTGTTGGTGGTGCCTTACCCGATCCTCGCTTCAGGCAACGACCAATCCTGCCACACCATCATCCCCAAAGAGGGCAAATGCTACAG gTGTAAATTGTGCCCACTGACCTTCTTCTCCAAGTCAGACATGCAGATGCACTCCAAGTCCCACACAGAGGTCAAGCCGCACAAGTGTCCCTACTGCTCCAAATCTTTCACCAACGCATCCTACCTGGCCCAGCACCTCCGCATTCACCTGGGCGTCAAACCTTATCACTGCTCTTACTGCGAGAAATGCTTCCGCCAGCTCTCCCACTTGCAGCAGCACACAAG AATTCACACTGGGGATCGGCCCTATAAATGTGCCCATCCAGGTTGTGAAAAAGCCTTCACCCAGCTCTCCAATCTGCAG TCTCACCAGAGACAGCACAACAAAGACAAGCCCTACAAGTGTCCAAACTGCTACCGTGCCTACTCGGACTCAGCCTCATTGCAGATTCACTTGTCTGTGCATGCCATCAAAAACGCCAAGGCCTACTGCTGCAGCATGTGTGGCAGAGCCTACACCTCA gagACCTACCTTATGAAGCACATGTCTAAACACACGGTGGTGGAGCACCTGGTGAGCCATCACTCTCCACAGAGGACAGGGTCTCCTAATATCCCCATACGGATATCCCTCATCTGA
- the LOC109898353 gene encoding zinc finger protein 362 isoform X2 yields MAEPRFNNPYFWPPPPTMPGQMDNIVLINKIKEQLMAEKIRPPHLPPSTVPSPQQRLGNPTQTGGGQQVQMSVQKLQQMQQGLHVHSSSQPDIALHTRTASSSVAGLALSSRTGNHNTSITLTTPTSNSQSRLGGALSPHHVLSSLASGPGMEQIKSNGGLAGLLGRGRKKIKAENSGGPLLVVPYPILASGNDQSCHTIIPKEGKCYRCKLCPLTFFSKSDMQMHSKSHTEVKPHKCPYCSKSFTNASYLAQHLRIHLGVKPYHCSYCEKCFRQLSHLQQHTRIHTGDRPYKCAHPGCEKAFTQLSNLQSHQRQHNKDKPYKCPNCYRAYSDSASLQIHLSVHAIKNAKAYCCSMCGRAYTSETYLMKHMSKHTVVEHLVSHHSPQRTGSPNIPIRISLI; encoded by the exons ATGGCTGAACCTCGTTTTAATAATCCCTACTTCTGGCCTCCACCCCCCACCATGCCTGGGCAG ATGGATAATATTGTGTTGATCAACAAGATCAAGGAACAGCTGATGGCTGAGAAGATCAGACCACCCCACCTGCCGCCTTCCACAGTTCCCTCCCCTCAGCAACGACTGGGGAATCCTACACAGACAGGAGGTGGGCAGCAAGTCCAGATGTCAGTTCAGAAACTGCAGCAGATGCAACAAGGTCTCCATGTCCACAGCTCGTCCCAGCCAGACATTGCCCTGCACACCCGGACGGCCTCCAGCTCAGTCGCAG GTCTGGCACTTTCCTCTCGAACTGGCAACCATAACACCTCCATCACTCTGACCACACCCACCTCCAACAGCCAGAGCCGGCTAGGCGGTGCCCTCTCGCCTCATCATGTCCTCTCCAGCTTGGCCAGTGGCCCTGGGATGGAGCAAATCAAAAGTAACGGGGGCCTTGCTGGACTGCTGGGGCGAGGGCGTAAGAAGATAAAAGCCGAGAACAGTGGTGGCCCTCTGTTGGTGGTGCCTTACCCGATCCTCGCTTCAGGCAACGACCAATCCTGCCACACCATCATCCCCAAAGAGGGCAAATGCTACAG gTGTAAATTGTGCCCACTGACCTTCTTCTCCAAGTCAGACATGCAGATGCACTCCAAGTCCCACACAGAGGTCAAGCCGCACAAGTGTCCCTACTGCTCCAAATCTTTCACCAACGCATCCTACCTGGCCCAGCACCTCCGCATTCACCTGGGCGTCAAACCTTATCACTGCTCTTACTGCGAGAAATGCTTCCGCCAGCTCTCCCACTTGCAGCAGCACACAAG AATTCACACTGGGGATCGGCCCTATAAATGTGCCCATCCAGGTTGTGAAAAAGCCTTCACCCAGCTCTCCAATCTGCAG TCTCACCAGAGACAGCACAACAAAGACAAGCCCTACAAGTGTCCAAACTGCTACCGTGCCTACTCGGACTCAGCCTCATTGCAGATTCACTTGTCTGTGCATGCCATCAAAAACGCCAAGGCCTACTGCTGCAGCATGTGTGGCAGAGCCTACACCTCA gagACCTACCTTATGAAGCACATGTCTAAACACACGGTGGTGGAGCACCTGGTGAGCCATCACTCTCCACAGAGGACAGGGTCTCCTAATATCCCCATACGGATATCCCTCATCTGA
- the LOC109910047 gene encoding alpha-1,3-galactosyltransferase 2 isoform X1 yields the protein MRVLYKAKRVLTCAGCASVLLFIAYFTPTSIRYLEGLIPMNRCHLAPGEKLKLGNSIDTSLDLWSRGDVQTCTDWGAPVIWDGMFDPDHYDQEHRRNHSSVSLTVFAVGRYLDAYLEAFLLSAERHFMVALPVTYYVFTDVPERVPNIQLGPGRSLKVVKVQRHSRWQDISMMRMRAIADAIESQIRRYSRYIFCFDVDQVFVGRFGSEALGDSVALLHAYYYHRPQSLYTYDRNPRSRAYMETGDFYYHAAVFGGSWQNVKNMTETCYQTIMEDKENQVEALWHDESHLNKYLWLHKPSRVLSPEYCWSSDIGYRGDMHVTRLLWAKKKYDTLRITE from the exons ATGAG AGTATTGTACAAGGCAAAGCGTGTATTAACATGTGCAGGGTGTGCCTCCGTGCTACTCTTCATAGCCTACTTCACACCTACGTCAATAAG GTACTTGGAGGGCTTAATCCCCATGAACCGATGTCATCTAGCCCCTGGAGAGAAGCTGAAGCTGGGGAATAGTATAGATACTTCCCTGGACCTGTG GTCCAGAGGGGATGTTCAGACCTGCACTGACTGGGGAGCCCCTGTGATCTGGGATGGAATGTTTGACCCAGATCATTACGACCAGGAGCACAGGAGGAaccactcctctgtctctctcactgtattcGCTGTGGGCAG GTATCTAGATGCCTACCTGGAGGCATTCCTTTTGTCTGCTGAGCGTCACTTTATGGTGGCTTTACCTGTGACATACTATGTGTTCACGGATGTTCCCGAGAGGGTACCAAACATCCAGCTTGGTCCTGGGCGGAGCCTGAAAGTTGTGAAGGTGCAGAGACACTCTCGCTGGCAGGACATCTCCATGATGCGTATGAGGGCCATTGCAGACGCCATTGAGTCACAGATTCGTCGATACAGCCGCTACATCTTCTGCTTTGACGTGGACCAGGTGTTTGTGGGTCGGTTCGGCTCAGAGGCTCTGGGAGACTCTGTTGCTCTGCTCCACGCCTACTACTACCACCGACCACAGAGCCTGTACACCTACGACCGCAACCCCAGGTCCAGGGCCTACATGGAGACTGGGGACTTCTACTATCATGCTGCCGTGTTTGGAGGCTCGTGGCAGAATGTGAAAAATATGACAGAGACCTGTTACCAGACCATCATGGAGGACAAGGAGAATCAGGTGGAGGCTCTGTGGCATGATGAGAGTCACCTCAACAAGTACCTGTGGCTCCATAAGCCCAGTAGAGTGCTGTCTCCTGAGTACTGCTGGAGCAGTGACATTGGTTACCGTGGTGACATGCATGTGACCCGCCTGCTTTGGGCAAAGAAAAAATATGACACACTCCGGATTACAGAGTGA